Proteins from a genomic interval of Chanodichthys erythropterus isolate Z2021 chromosome 8, ASM2448905v1, whole genome shotgun sequence:
- the LOC137025081 gene encoding NLR family CARD domain-containing protein 3-like isoform X1 — MSFHVKREDEDTATKINSLLPGSSCVFMKSNFIDAVTSDPSISKRKRHSSESPEPSIVSLKSNTSMRQPIGLSDGPVTSDPPRQRHRSESPEPSIVSLKSNTSMRQPIALSDGPVTSDPPRRKINTLTRSTSHYQTHIREYKTESVLQTHTLETGDLQRVKNQHKTSMKNKYERLFEGIKLQENQTFLNRIYTQLYIVEGEREGVNEEHEVLQMEKTSRTQHSQDTPIYCNDIFKVSPEPGCEEIDQIKTVLTKGIAGIGKTVSVQKFILDWAEGKANQDVDFMFVLPFRELNLIGDHQYSLHRLLLDFHPELQDLDSKIYEECKVVFIFDGLDESRITPMFSDAQKVSDVTKTSSVGVLMSNLMKGELLPSALIWITSRPAAANQIPSKYINRLTEIDGFNEPQKEEYFRKRISDKHQASRIISHIRRARSLHIMCHIPVFCWISSTVLQKLLKEDLSAEIPQTLTEMYIHFLLIQINMKNQKYEERDPEKLLQSNREMIVKLGEVAFKQLMKGNVMFYEEDLRESGIDVTDASVYSGICTEIFKEESAIHQKKVYSFIHLSVQEFLAAFYLFYLYVMKNVDTLQFFDVVHNLHREIVNKALKSENGHLDLFLRFLLGISLESNQRLLQDLLTHTENSTESIGRTTQYIKEKIKDGHGLSTERSINLFLCLMEVKDQTLSREIQEFVKSDKYSEKKLSPAHCSTIAYMLQMSEEVLDELDLKKYNTSDEGRRRLIPVVINCTKALLSGCNLTAQDCEIVSSALQSSNCVLRELDLSNNDLQDSGVNLLSDGLRSPNCQLEILRLSGCMVTEEGCGYVSSALSSNPSHLRELDLSYNHPGQTGIQLLNDKLYHPQYKLEILNLDYGGHFRITPGLRKYACNLTLDPNTANTHLILSEENRNATCIKEPQPYADHPERFENYEQVLCRESLTGRCYWEVELRGWGHIAVTYKGIRRKGGIDCRFGLNDKSWNLYCCDTIYTSWHNNKANSTKIPPSSSISNRVGVYLDWSAGILSFYSVSDTHTLTHLHTFNTSFTEPLYAGFGFYNDSAVSLYQI, encoded by the exons ATGAGTTTCCATGTAAAGAGAGAAGATGAGGACACTGCCACTAAAATTAATTCTCTGCTTCCTGGATCAAGCTGTGTGTTTATGAAAAGTAATTTCATAGAtgcagtgacctctgaccccag TATCAGCAAGAGGAAGAGACACAGTTCAGAGTCTCCAGAACCCAGCATTGTGTCTCTGAAGAGTAACACATCCATGAGGCAACCCATTGGACTCAGTGATGGaccagtgacctctgaccctcc GAGGCAGAGACACAGATCAGAGTCTCCAGAACCCAGCATTGTGTCTCTGAAGAGTAACACATCCATGAGGCAACCCATTGCACTCAGTGATGGaccagtgacctctgaccctcc caGGAGGAAGATAAATACGCTGACCAGGTCTACATCTCACTATCAGACTCACATCAGAGAGTACAAAACTGAATCAGtcctgcagacacacacactggagACTGGAGACCTGCAGAGAGTCAAAAACCAGCACAAAACCAGCATGAAGAATAAATATGAGAGATTATTTGAGGGAATTAAACTCCAAGAAAATCAAACCTTCCTGAACAGGATCTACACACAGCTCTACATCgtagagggagagagagaaggagtgAATGAAGAACATGAggttttacagatggagaaaacATCCAGAACACAACACTCACAAGACACTCCAATCTACTGCAATGACATCTTTAAAGTCTCACCTGAACCAGGATGTGAGGAGATAGACCAAATCAAGACTGTTCTTACTAAAGGCATCGCTGGAATCGGAAAAACTGTCTCTGTGCAGAAGTTCATTCTGGACTGGGCAGAGGGAAAAGCCAATCAGGATGTAGATTTCATGTTTGTGCTTCCATTTCGAGAGCTGAACTTGATTGGAGATCATCAGTACAGTCTTCACAGACTTCTGCTGGACTTTCATCCAGAACTTCAAGATCTGGACTCAAAGATTTATGAGGAGTGTAAAGTTGTGTTCATCTTTGATGGTTTGGATGAAAGCAGAATCACACCGATGTTTTCAGATGCTCAGAAAGTTTCTGATGTGACTAAAACTTCATCAGTGGGTGTGTTGATGTCAAACCTCATGAAAGGAGAGCTGCTTCCCTCTGCTCTAATCTGGATCACCTCCAGACcagcagcagccaatcagattcccTCCAAATACATCAACCGTCTGACAGAAATTGATGGATTTAATGAGCCTCAGAAGGAGGAATATTTCAGGAAGAGAATCAGTGACAAGCATCAAGCCAGCAGAATCATCTCACACATCAGAAGAGCAAGAAGCCTCCACATCATGTGCCACATACCCGTCTTCTGCTGGATTTCATCCACTGTGCTTCAGAAGCTCCTGAAAGAAGATCTGAGTGCAGAAATCCCtcaaactctgactgaaatgtaTATCCACTTCCTGCTGATTCAGATCAACATGAAGAATCAGAAGTATGAAGAGAGAGATCCAGAGAAACTCCTTCAGTCCAACAGAGAAATGATTGTGAAACTTGGTGAAGTGGCTTTCAAACAGCTGATGAAAGGCAATGTGATGTTCTATGAGGAAGACCTGAGAGAGAGCGGCATAGATGTCACTGACGCCTCAGTGTATTCTGGGATTTGCACTGAGATCTTTAAGGAGGAATCTGCGATTCATCAGAAGAAAGTCTACAGCTTCATTCATCTAAGTGTTCAGGAGTTTCTAGCTGCTTTCTATTTGTTTTACCTTTATGTAATGAAAAATGTTGACACATTGCAGTTTTTCGATGTAGTGCATAATCTGCATAGAGAAATAGTCAATAAAGCCCTTAAGAGTGAGAATGGACACCTGGATCTTTTCCTACGGTTCCTGCTGGGCATCTCACTGGAGTCCAATCAGAGACTCTTACAGGATCtactgacacacacagagaacagCACAGAGAGCATTGGGAGAACCACACAGTACATTAAAGAGAAGATCAAAGATGGACATGGACTCTCAACTGAAAGATCCATCAATCTGTTCCTCTGTCTGATGGAAGTCAAAGATCAGACTCTGTCCAGAGAGATTCAGGAGTTTGTGAAATCAGACAAATACTCAGAGAAGAAACTCTCTCCTGCTCACTGCTCAACAATTGCCTACATGCTTCAGATGTCAGAGGAAGTGCTGGATGAGCTGGACCTCAAGAAATACAACACATCAGATGAAGGTAGAAGAAGACTGATACCAGTTGTGATCAACTGCACAAAAGCCCT tctttctggCTGTAATCTTACAGCCCAGGATTGTGAAATTGTGTCATCAGCTCTACAGTCCTCAAACTGTGTCCTGAGAGAGCTAGACCTGAGTAACAATGACCTGCAGGATTCAGGAGTGAATTTGCTCTCTGATGGACTGAGGAGTCCAAACTGTCAGCTGGAGATACTGAG ATTGTCTGGATGTATGGTGACAGAGGAAGGCTGTGGTTATGTGTCTTCAGCTCTGagttcaaacccctcacacctgagagagctggatctgagctaCAATCACCCAGGACAAACAGGAATCCAGCTACTCAACGACAAACTGTATCATCCACAGTATAAACTGGAGATACTCAA TTTGGATTATGGTGGACATTTCAGGATCACACCAGGACTGAGAAAAT ATGCCTGTAATCTCACACTGGATCCAAAcacagcaaacactcatctcatTCTGTCTGAGGAGAACAGAAATGCAACATGTATAAAAGAGCCACAGCCGTATGCTGATCATCCAGAGAGATTTGAGAACTATGAGCAGGTTCTGTGTCGAGAGAGTCTGactggacgctgttactgggaggttGAATTGAGAGGCTGGGGTCATATAGCAGTGACATATAAAGGAATCAGGAGGAAAGGTGGGATTGACTGTCGGTTTGGACTCAATGACAAGTCCTGGAATCTTTACTGTTGTGATACAATTTACACTTCCTGGCATAATAATAAGGCTAACAGCACAAAGATTCCTCCCTCTTCATCTATATCTAATAGAGTAGGAGTGTATCTGGACTGGTCAGCCGGTattctgtccttctacagcgtctctgacacacacacactcacacacttacacacattcaACACCTCATTCACTGAACCCCTCTATGCTGGATTTGGTTTTTACAATGATTCCGCTGTGTCTTTGTATCAGATTTAA
- the LOC137025081 gene encoding NLR family CARD domain-containing protein 3-like isoform X2: MSFHVKREDEDTATKINSLLPGSSCVFMKSNFIDAVTSDPSISKRKRHSSESPEPSIVSLKSNTSMRQPIGLSDGPVTSDPPRQRHRSESPEPSIVSLKSNTSMRQPIALSDGPVTSDPPRKINTLTRSTSHYQTHIREYKTESVLQTHTLETGDLQRVKNQHKTSMKNKYERLFEGIKLQENQTFLNRIYTQLYIVEGEREGVNEEHEVLQMEKTSRTQHSQDTPIYCNDIFKVSPEPGCEEIDQIKTVLTKGIAGIGKTVSVQKFILDWAEGKANQDVDFMFVLPFRELNLIGDHQYSLHRLLLDFHPELQDLDSKIYEECKVVFIFDGLDESRITPMFSDAQKVSDVTKTSSVGVLMSNLMKGELLPSALIWITSRPAAANQIPSKYINRLTEIDGFNEPQKEEYFRKRISDKHQASRIISHIRRARSLHIMCHIPVFCWISSTVLQKLLKEDLSAEIPQTLTEMYIHFLLIQINMKNQKYEERDPEKLLQSNREMIVKLGEVAFKQLMKGNVMFYEEDLRESGIDVTDASVYSGICTEIFKEESAIHQKKVYSFIHLSVQEFLAAFYLFYLYVMKNVDTLQFFDVVHNLHREIVNKALKSENGHLDLFLRFLLGISLESNQRLLQDLLTHTENSTESIGRTTQYIKEKIKDGHGLSTERSINLFLCLMEVKDQTLSREIQEFVKSDKYSEKKLSPAHCSTIAYMLQMSEEVLDELDLKKYNTSDEGRRRLIPVVINCTKALLSGCNLTAQDCEIVSSALQSSNCVLRELDLSNNDLQDSGVNLLSDGLRSPNCQLEILRLSGCMVTEEGCGYVSSALSSNPSHLRELDLSYNHPGQTGIQLLNDKLYHPQYKLEILNLDYGGHFRITPGLRKYACNLTLDPNTANTHLILSEENRNATCIKEPQPYADHPERFENYEQVLCRESLTGRCYWEVELRGWGHIAVTYKGIRRKGGIDCRFGLNDKSWNLYCCDTIYTSWHNNKANSTKIPPSSSISNRVGVYLDWSAGILSFYSVSDTHTLTHLHTFNTSFTEPLYAGFGFYNDSAVSLYQI, translated from the exons ATGAGTTTCCATGTAAAGAGAGAAGATGAGGACACTGCCACTAAAATTAATTCTCTGCTTCCTGGATCAAGCTGTGTGTTTATGAAAAGTAATTTCATAGAtgcagtgacctctgaccccag TATCAGCAAGAGGAAGAGACACAGTTCAGAGTCTCCAGAACCCAGCATTGTGTCTCTGAAGAGTAACACATCCATGAGGCAACCCATTGGACTCAGTGATGGaccagtgacctctgaccctcc GAGGCAGAGACACAGATCAGAGTCTCCAGAACCCAGCATTGTGTCTCTGAAGAGTAACACATCCATGAGGCAACCCATTGCACTCAGTGATGGaccagtgacctctgaccctcc GAGGAAGATAAATACGCTGACCAGGTCTACATCTCACTATCAGACTCACATCAGAGAGTACAAAACTGAATCAGtcctgcagacacacacactggagACTGGAGACCTGCAGAGAGTCAAAAACCAGCACAAAACCAGCATGAAGAATAAATATGAGAGATTATTTGAGGGAATTAAACTCCAAGAAAATCAAACCTTCCTGAACAGGATCTACACACAGCTCTACATCgtagagggagagagagaaggagtgAATGAAGAACATGAggttttacagatggagaaaacATCCAGAACACAACACTCACAAGACACTCCAATCTACTGCAATGACATCTTTAAAGTCTCACCTGAACCAGGATGTGAGGAGATAGACCAAATCAAGACTGTTCTTACTAAAGGCATCGCTGGAATCGGAAAAACTGTCTCTGTGCAGAAGTTCATTCTGGACTGGGCAGAGGGAAAAGCCAATCAGGATGTAGATTTCATGTTTGTGCTTCCATTTCGAGAGCTGAACTTGATTGGAGATCATCAGTACAGTCTTCACAGACTTCTGCTGGACTTTCATCCAGAACTTCAAGATCTGGACTCAAAGATTTATGAGGAGTGTAAAGTTGTGTTCATCTTTGATGGTTTGGATGAAAGCAGAATCACACCGATGTTTTCAGATGCTCAGAAAGTTTCTGATGTGACTAAAACTTCATCAGTGGGTGTGTTGATGTCAAACCTCATGAAAGGAGAGCTGCTTCCCTCTGCTCTAATCTGGATCACCTCCAGACcagcagcagccaatcagattcccTCCAAATACATCAACCGTCTGACAGAAATTGATGGATTTAATGAGCCTCAGAAGGAGGAATATTTCAGGAAGAGAATCAGTGACAAGCATCAAGCCAGCAGAATCATCTCACACATCAGAAGAGCAAGAAGCCTCCACATCATGTGCCACATACCCGTCTTCTGCTGGATTTCATCCACTGTGCTTCAGAAGCTCCTGAAAGAAGATCTGAGTGCAGAAATCCCtcaaactctgactgaaatgtaTATCCACTTCCTGCTGATTCAGATCAACATGAAGAATCAGAAGTATGAAGAGAGAGATCCAGAGAAACTCCTTCAGTCCAACAGAGAAATGATTGTGAAACTTGGTGAAGTGGCTTTCAAACAGCTGATGAAAGGCAATGTGATGTTCTATGAGGAAGACCTGAGAGAGAGCGGCATAGATGTCACTGACGCCTCAGTGTATTCTGGGATTTGCACTGAGATCTTTAAGGAGGAATCTGCGATTCATCAGAAGAAAGTCTACAGCTTCATTCATCTAAGTGTTCAGGAGTTTCTAGCTGCTTTCTATTTGTTTTACCTTTATGTAATGAAAAATGTTGACACATTGCAGTTTTTCGATGTAGTGCATAATCTGCATAGAGAAATAGTCAATAAAGCCCTTAAGAGTGAGAATGGACACCTGGATCTTTTCCTACGGTTCCTGCTGGGCATCTCACTGGAGTCCAATCAGAGACTCTTACAGGATCtactgacacacacagagaacagCACAGAGAGCATTGGGAGAACCACACAGTACATTAAAGAGAAGATCAAAGATGGACATGGACTCTCAACTGAAAGATCCATCAATCTGTTCCTCTGTCTGATGGAAGTCAAAGATCAGACTCTGTCCAGAGAGATTCAGGAGTTTGTGAAATCAGACAAATACTCAGAGAAGAAACTCTCTCCTGCTCACTGCTCAACAATTGCCTACATGCTTCAGATGTCAGAGGAAGTGCTGGATGAGCTGGACCTCAAGAAATACAACACATCAGATGAAGGTAGAAGAAGACTGATACCAGTTGTGATCAACTGCACAAAAGCCCT tctttctggCTGTAATCTTACAGCCCAGGATTGTGAAATTGTGTCATCAGCTCTACAGTCCTCAAACTGTGTCCTGAGAGAGCTAGACCTGAGTAACAATGACCTGCAGGATTCAGGAGTGAATTTGCTCTCTGATGGACTGAGGAGTCCAAACTGTCAGCTGGAGATACTGAG ATTGTCTGGATGTATGGTGACAGAGGAAGGCTGTGGTTATGTGTCTTCAGCTCTGagttcaaacccctcacacctgagagagctggatctgagctaCAATCACCCAGGACAAACAGGAATCCAGCTACTCAACGACAAACTGTATCATCCACAGTATAAACTGGAGATACTCAA TTTGGATTATGGTGGACATTTCAGGATCACACCAGGACTGAGAAAAT ATGCCTGTAATCTCACACTGGATCCAAAcacagcaaacactcatctcatTCTGTCTGAGGAGAACAGAAATGCAACATGTATAAAAGAGCCACAGCCGTATGCTGATCATCCAGAGAGATTTGAGAACTATGAGCAGGTTCTGTGTCGAGAGAGTCTGactggacgctgttactgggaggttGAATTGAGAGGCTGGGGTCATATAGCAGTGACATATAAAGGAATCAGGAGGAAAGGTGGGATTGACTGTCGGTTTGGACTCAATGACAAGTCCTGGAATCTTTACTGTTGTGATACAATTTACACTTCCTGGCATAATAATAAGGCTAACAGCACAAAGATTCCTCCCTCTTCATCTATATCTAATAGAGTAGGAGTGTATCTGGACTGGTCAGCCGGTattctgtccttctacagcgtctctgacacacacacactcacacacttacacacattcaACACCTCATTCACTGAACCCCTCTATGCTGGATTTGGTTTTTACAATGATTCCGCTGTGTCTTTGTATCAGATTTAA